One Pseudomonas tolaasii NCPPB 2192 genomic window carries:
- a CDS encoding efflux transporter outer membrane subunit yields MSVKVFLPSLLVLALSACAVGPDYKTEKLEAANITAAADTKSYDHAKYEGIWWQQFDDPTLNQLVTQSLQGNRDLRVAFARLRAARAIRDDVATDIMPVVTSRASSDVGKGQIPGQTTQRVNSERYDLGLDMAWEVDLFGRIRRNLEASDADQQVAEADLYQLQVTMIAELVDAYGQLRGAQLRERIALDNLKNQQESRAITVSLRDAGVGDQLDVERADARLAAVEASVPQLQAEQVRERNRIATLLGQRPDKLTVDLSPKDLPAIAKALPIGDPGQLLQRRPDILSAERKLAAATARIGVAKADLFPRVSLSGFLGFTAGRGSQIGSAAANAWSLGPSITWAAFDLGSVRARLRGANAEADGALATYEQQVLLALEESENAFSDYGKRQQRLVSLIRQSESSRAAADLAAIRYREGTVDFLVLLDAQRERLAAEDSQAQAEVDLYRGIVAIYKALGGGWQPDTVVASAK; encoded by the coding sequence ATGAGCGTAAAAGTATTCCTGCCGAGCTTGCTGGTACTGGCGTTGAGCGCCTGTGCCGTGGGCCCGGACTATAAAACCGAGAAGCTGGAGGCGGCCAACATCACGGCCGCCGCCGACACCAAAAGCTACGACCACGCCAAGTACGAAGGCATCTGGTGGCAGCAGTTTGACGACCCGACCCTTAACCAGCTGGTCACTCAGTCGCTGCAAGGCAACCGCGATTTGCGCGTGGCGTTTGCCCGCCTGCGCGCCGCCCGCGCCATCCGCGACGACGTGGCCACCGACATCATGCCAGTGGTCACCTCTCGCGCCAGCAGCGATGTGGGCAAGGGCCAGATTCCGGGTCAAACCACCCAACGTGTGAACAGCGAGCGCTACGACCTGGGCCTGGACATGGCCTGGGAAGTGGACTTGTTCGGCCGTATCCGCCGCAACCTTGAGGCCAGCGATGCTGACCAACAGGTCGCCGAGGCCGACCTGTACCAACTGCAAGTCACCATGATTGCCGAACTGGTCGACGCCTACGGTCAACTGCGCGGCGCTCAACTGCGCGAACGCATTGCCCTGGACAACCTGAAGAACCAGCAGGAATCACGGGCCATCACCGTGAGCCTGCGGGATGCCGGCGTGGGTGATCAGCTCGATGTGGAACGTGCCGACGCGCGTTTGGCAGCAGTTGAAGCCAGCGTGCCGCAACTGCAAGCCGAGCAAGTGCGCGAGCGTAACCGCATCGCCACCCTCCTCGGCCAGCGCCCTGACAAGCTGACCGTGGACCTGAGCCCCAAAGACCTGCCGGCGATTGCCAAGGCCTTGCCGATCGGCGACCCGGGGCAACTGCTGCAACGTCGCCCGGACATCCTCAGCGCCGAGCGCAAATTGGCCGCCGCTACTGCCCGGATTGGCGTGGCCAAGGCCGACCTGTTCCCGCGGGTGAGCCTCAGTGGCTTCCTCGGCTTTACCGCCGGGCGTGGCTCGCAGATTGGTTCGGCAGCGGCGAATGCCTGGTCCCTGGGCCCGAGCATCACCTGGGCCGCCTTCGACCTGGGCAGCGTGCGTGCGCGGTTGCGCGGTGCGAATGCGGAAGCTGACGGTGCGTTGGCGACCTATGAGCAGCAAGTGTTGCTGGCGCTGGAAGAATCTGAAAATGCCTTCAGTGATTACGGCAAACGCCAGCAGCGCCTGGTTTCGCTGATTCGTCAGAGTGAGTCGAGCCGTGCAGCGGCTGATCTCGCGGCGATTCGTTATCGCGAAGGCACCGTGGATTTCCTGGTACTGCTTGACGCACAACGCGAGCGTCTGGCCGCTGAAGATTCTCAGGCTCAGGCCGAAGTGGATCTGTATCGCGGCATCGTGGCGATCTACAAAGCGCTGGGCGGTGGCTGGCAGCCGGACACGGTGGTAGCCAGCGCCAAGTGA
- a CDS encoding efflux RND transporter permease subunit has product MNFSKFFISRPIFAAVLSLLILIAGAISLFKLPISEYPEVVPPTVVVRANFPGANPKVIGETVAAPLEQAITGVENMLYMSSQSTADGKLTLTITFALGTDLDNAQVQVQNRVTRTQPKLPEEVTRIGITVDKASPDLTMVVHLTSPDKRYDMLYLSNYALLNVKDELARLGGVGDVQLFGMGDYSLRVWLDPNKTASRNLTATDVVTAIREQNRQVAAGALGAQPAPNATSFQLSINTQGRLVTEEEFENIIIRSGDNGEITRLKDIARVELGSSQYALRSLLNNQPAVAIPIFQRPGSNAIDISNEVRDKMAELKKSFPEGMDFSIVYDPTIFVRGSIEAVVHTLFEALILVVLVVILFLQTWRASIIPLVAVPVSLIGTFAVMHLFGFSLNALSLFGLVLAIGIVVDDAIVVVENVERNIELGLEPFPATEKAMSEVTGPIIATALVLCAVFIPAAFISGLTGQFYKQFALTIAISTVISAFNSLTLSPALAAVLLKGHDAPKDGFSRFLDKLLGGWLFRPFNRFFVKASHGYVGTVRRVIRGSGIALFLYAGLMVLTWLGFAHTPTGFVPAQDKQYLVAFAQLPDAASLDRTEDVIKRMSDIALKQPGVESAVAFPGLSINGFTNSPNSGIVFVTLKPFDERKDPSMSAGAIAGALNGKYSSIQEAYMAIFPPPPVQGLGTIGGFRLQIEDRGNLGYDELYKETQNIITKSRTTPELFGLFTSYTVNVPQVDAAIDREKAKTHGVAISDIFDTLQIYLGSLYANDFNRFGRTYQVNVQAEQQFRLDEDQIGQLKVRNNKGEMIPLATFIKVSDTSGPDRVMHYNGFITAEINGNAAPGYSSGQAQAAIEKLLKEELPNGMTYEWTDLTYQQILSGNTALFVFPLCVLLAFLVLAAQYESWSLPLAVILIVPMTLLSAITGVIISGGDNNIFTQIGLIVLVGLACKNAILIVEFAKDKQQEGLDPLAAVLEACRLRLRPILMTSFAFIMGVVPLVLSSGAGAEMRHAMGVAVFSGMIGVTFFGLLLTPVFYVLIRRYVERSEARKAAKALKLETQQ; this is encoded by the coding sequence ATGAATTTTTCCAAGTTCTTCATTTCGCGGCCGATCTTCGCAGCGGTGCTGTCGCTGCTGATCCTGATCGCCGGTGCGATCTCGCTGTTCAAGCTGCCGATCAGCGAATACCCGGAAGTGGTGCCGCCGACCGTGGTGGTGCGTGCCAACTTCCCCGGCGCCAACCCCAAGGTCATCGGTGAAACCGTAGCCGCCCCTTTGGAGCAAGCCATCACCGGCGTCGAAAACATGCTGTACATGTCTTCGCAGTCGACCGCCGATGGCAAGCTGACCCTCACTATTACCTTCGCGCTGGGGACTGACCTGGACAACGCGCAGGTACAGGTGCAGAACCGTGTGACACGGACTCAGCCGAAGCTGCCCGAGGAAGTGACGCGTATTGGTATCACCGTGGACAAGGCCTCCCCCGACCTGACCATGGTGGTGCACTTGACCTCCCCGGACAAGCGCTACGACATGCTCTACCTGTCCAACTATGCCTTGCTCAACGTCAAAGACGAGCTGGCCCGCCTGGGCGGTGTGGGTGACGTGCAATTGTTCGGCATGGGCGATTATTCCCTGCGTGTCTGGCTGGACCCGAACAAGACCGCTTCGCGCAACCTGACCGCCACCGACGTGGTAACTGCCATTCGCGAGCAGAACCGCCAAGTGGCCGCAGGTGCTCTGGGTGCCCAACCTGCCCCGAATGCCACCAGCTTCCAGTTGTCGATCAACACTCAGGGCCGCCTGGTCACTGAAGAAGAGTTCGAGAACATCATCATTCGCTCCGGCGATAACGGTGAAATCACGCGCCTCAAAGACATCGCACGAGTAGAACTGGGTTCCAGCCAGTACGCCTTGCGTTCGTTGCTCAACAACCAGCCGGCGGTGGCGATCCCGATCTTCCAGCGCCCGGGCTCCAACGCGATCGACATTTCCAACGAAGTGCGCGACAAGATGGCGGAGCTGAAAAAGAGCTTCCCGGAAGGCATGGACTTCAGCATCGTCTATGACCCGACCATCTTCGTGCGCGGCTCCATCGAAGCGGTGGTTCACACCCTGTTCGAAGCGCTGATCCTCGTTGTATTGGTAGTGATCCTGTTCCTGCAGACCTGGCGTGCCTCGATCATTCCGTTGGTGGCGGTGCCGGTATCGTTGATCGGTACGTTTGCGGTGATGCACCTGTTCGGCTTCTCGCTCAACGCGCTGTCGCTGTTCGGCCTGGTACTGGCGATCGGTATCGTGGTGGACGACGCCATCGTGGTGGTGGAGAACGTCGAGCGGAACATCGAACTGGGCCTGGAACCGTTCCCGGCCACTGAAAAAGCCATGAGCGAAGTGACCGGCCCGATCATCGCGACCGCGTTGGTGCTGTGTGCGGTGTTCATTCCAGCGGCCTTTATCAGCGGCTTGACCGGGCAGTTCTACAAGCAGTTTGCCTTGACCATTGCGATTTCCACCGTGATCTCGGCCTTCAACTCGCTGACCTTGTCCCCTGCCCTCGCGGCCGTGTTGCTCAAGGGTCACGATGCGCCGAAAGACGGCTTCTCGCGGTTCCTCGACAAGTTGCTGGGCGGCTGGTTGTTCCGTCCGTTCAACCGCTTCTTCGTCAAAGCCAGCCACGGTTACGTCGGCACCGTTCGCCGGGTGATCCGCGGCAGTGGTATCGCGCTGTTCCTGTACGCCGGCCTGATGGTCCTGACCTGGCTGGGCTTTGCCCACACGCCCACCGGTTTCGTACCGGCCCAGGACAAGCAATACCTGGTGGCCTTCGCGCAACTGCCGGACGCCGCGAGCCTGGACCGCACCGAAGACGTGATCAAGCGCATGTCCGACATCGCGCTGAAGCAACCGGGCGTGGAAAGCGCCGTCGCATTCCCGGGCCTGTCGATCAACGGTTTCACCAACAGCCCGAACAGCGGCATCGTGTTCGTGACCCTGAAGCCGTTCGACGAGCGTAAAGACCCGAGCATGTCGGCCGGTGCGATTGCCGGTGCGCTGAACGGCAAATACAGCAGCATCCAGGAAGCCTACATGGCGATCTTCCCACCGCCGCCGGTACAGGGCCTGGGTACGATTGGCGGTTTCCGCCTGCAGATCGAAGACCGTGGCAACCTGGGTTACGACGAGCTGTACAAAGAAACCCAGAACATCATCACCAAGAGCCGTACCACGCCGGAGCTGTTCGGCCTGTTCACCAGCTACACGGTCAACGTGCCCCAGGTCGATGCTGCCATCGACCGCGAAAAGGCCAAGACCCACGGCGTGGCGATCAGCGACATCTTCGACACCCTGCAGATCTACCTGGGTTCGCTGTATGCCAACGACTTCAACCGCTTTGGTCGCACTTACCAGGTCAACGTGCAGGCTGAGCAGCAGTTCCGCCTGGATGAAGACCAGATCGGCCAGCTGAAAGTACGCAACAACAAAGGCGAGATGATCCCGTTGGCGACCTTCATCAAGGTCAGCGATACCTCGGGCCCAGACCGCGTGATGCACTACAACGGTTTCATTACCGCTGAAATCAACGGCAACGCCGCACCGGGCTACAGCTCGGGCCAGGCTCAGGCCGCGATTGAGAAGCTGCTGAAAGAAGAACTGCCCAACGGCATGACCTACGAGTGGACCGACCTGACCTATCAGCAAATCCTCTCGGGCAACACCGCACTGTTCGTGTTCCCGCTCTGCGTACTGCTGGCGTTCCTGGTACTGGCCGCCCAATACGAAAGCTGGAGCCTGCCACTGGCGGTGATCCTGATCGTACCGATGACGCTGCTGTCGGCCATCACCGGGGTCATCATCTCGGGCGGCGACAACAACATCTTCACCCAGATCGGCTTGATCGTACTGGTGGGCCTGGCGTGCAAGAACGCGATTCTGATCGTCGAGTTCGCCAAGGATAAACAGCAGGAAGGCCTCGATCCGCTCGCCGCGGTACTGGAAGCCTGCCGCCTGCGTCTGCGGCCGATCCTGATGACCTCCTTCGCGTTCATCATGGGTGTGGTGCCACTGGTGTTGTCCAGCGGTGCCGGTGCCGAGATGCGTCATGCCATGGGCGTGGCGGTATTCTCCGGGATGATCGGTGTGACCTTCTTCGGTCTGTTGCTGACGCCAGTGTTCTACGTACTGATCCGTCGCTATGTGGAACGCAGCGAAGCGCGCAAAGCGGCCAAGGCCTTGAAGCTGGAGACACAGCAATGA
- the mexE gene encoding multidrug efflux RND transporter periplasmic adaptor subunit MexE: MEQSLKHLRFPLAILAVVVMSACGKAPEQAAAMPPAKVSVAKVLEQPVNEWDEFTGRLEAPETVQIRPRVSGQIDQVAFTEGALVKKGDLLFQIDPRPFQAEVRRLEAQLAQTKAAATRSDNEAQRGERLRQSNAISAELADSRTTAAQEARAAVAGIQAQLDLAKLNLSFTRVTSPISGRVSRAEITAGNLVTADVTALTSVVSTDKVYAYFDADERVYLKYTELAREGRRGATTPVYLGLSNETGNPHLGQMNFVDNQVNPATGTIRGRAVFDNSKGEYTPGLYARLKLVGSGTYSAVLINDEAVGTDLGKKFVLVMDGDKPAYRAVELGPKIEGLRIVRSGLNKDDTIVVKGLQRIRPGSPVAPETIPMASKETLAALAQQRQALEASNLEQVAPDKAAPKLAAVATPRG, from the coding sequence ATGGAACAGTCACTCAAACATTTGCGCTTCCCCTTGGCGATTTTGGCCGTGGTGGTGATGAGCGCATGCGGCAAAGCCCCGGAACAAGCGGCCGCCATGCCCCCTGCAAAAGTCAGCGTGGCCAAGGTGCTTGAACAACCGGTCAACGAATGGGACGAATTCACCGGTCGCCTGGAAGCCCCGGAAACCGTGCAGATTCGCCCGCGTGTGTCGGGCCAGATCGATCAAGTGGCCTTCACCGAAGGCGCGCTGGTGAAGAAAGGCGACCTGCTGTTCCAGATCGACCCGCGTCCGTTCCAGGCTGAAGTGCGCCGCCTTGAAGCCCAACTTGCCCAAACCAAAGCCGCCGCCACCCGTAGCGATAACGAAGCGCAACGCGGTGAACGCCTGCGCCAGAGCAATGCGATCTCCGCCGAACTGGCCGACTCGCGTACCACCGCTGCCCAGGAAGCCCGTGCTGCAGTCGCCGGGATCCAGGCGCAGTTGGACCTGGCCAAGTTGAACCTGAGTTTTACCCGCGTGACCTCACCGATCAGCGGCCGCGTCAGCCGTGCCGAAATCACCGCCGGCAACCTGGTGACCGCCGACGTCACTGCGCTGACCAGCGTGGTGTCCACCGACAAGGTCTACGCCTACTTCGACGCCGACGAGCGCGTGTACCTCAAGTACACCGAGCTGGCGCGCGAAGGCCGCCGTGGCGCTACCACCCCGGTGTACCTGGGCCTGTCCAACGAAACCGGCAACCCGCACCTGGGCCAGATGAACTTTGTCGACAACCAGGTCAACCCGGCCACCGGCACCATCCGTGGTCGCGCCGTGTTCGATAACAGCAAGGGCGAATACACCCCGGGCCTGTACGCACGCCTGAAACTGGTCGGCAGCGGCACCTACTCCGCCGTGCTGATCAACGACGAAGCGGTCGGCACCGACCTGGGCAAGAAGTTCGTGCTGGTGATGGACGGCGACAAGCCGGCTTATCGCGCGGTGGAACTGGGGCCGAAGATCGAAGGCCTGCGCATCGTGCGCAGCGGCTTGAACAAGGACGACACCATCGTCGTGAAGGGCTTGCAGCGCATTCGCCCGGGTTCGCCGGTTGCTCCGGAAACCATCCCGATGGCCAGCAAGGAAACCCTCGCCGCCTTGGCACAACAACGACAAGCGCTTGAAGCCAGCAACCTGGAGCAAGTGGCGCCGGATAAAGCCGCGCCCAAGCTCGCAGCCGTTGCGACTCCACGCGGTTAA